The Candidatus Kryptonium sp. genome contains a region encoding:
- a CDS encoding rRNA pseudouridine synthase, with amino-acid sequence MKSGVSLERALSKLGYASRTVARELILSGRVSVNTKIITNPSYRVDLKKDKIAVDGKILTRKPKIYIVLNKPKGVVTTRKDELNRKTIYDIVNIKEWIAPAGRLDKDTSGLLILTNDNKFADFITNPESKVSKTYLVKINKRIKLEDLQKIQSGMDIEIDGQTYKTMPAKAKVVKMNPKTCWIEIEIHEGKNRQVRKMFEKLGYKVENLIRTKIGNFTDINLKPGEWRFLNQEELKQIAPGYFK; translated from the coding sequence ATGAAAAGTGGTGTTTCGCTTGAACGAGCGCTTTCAAAACTTGGATACGCCTCAAGAACTGTCGCAAGGGAGCTAATTTTAAGCGGAAGGGTAAGTGTGAACACAAAAATTATAACAAATCCATCATACAGGGTTGACCTCAAAAAAGATAAAATCGCCGTTGATGGGAAGATTTTAACACGAAAACCAAAAATTTACATCGTTTTAAATAAACCAAAAGGTGTGGTGACAACGCGAAAAGATGAGTTAAACAGGAAAACGATCTATGACATCGTCAACATTAAAGAATGGATTGCTCCAGCAGGACGACTTGACAAGGATACATCAGGACTTTTAATTTTAACAAATGATAATAAATTCGCTGATTTTATCACAAATCCTGAGTCAAAAGTTTCAAAAACATATCTCGTAAAGATCAATAAACGAATAAAGTTGGAAGATTTGCAAAAGATCCAATCTGGGATGGATATTGAAATAGACGGACAAACATACAAAACAATGCCTGCCAAAGCAAAAGTTGTTAAAATGAATCCCAAAACCTGCTGGATTGAAATAGAAATTCACGAGGGGAAAAATAGGCAGGTTAGAAAAATGTTTGAAAAACTCGGTTATAAAGTTGAAAATTTGATAAGAACTAAAATCGGAAACTTTACAGATATAAATCTAAAACCGGGTGAATGGAGATTTTTAAACCAAGAGGAACTCAAACAAATAGCGCCGGGATATTTCAAATGA
- a CDS encoding ABC transporter ATP-binding protein/permease: MRSLLELKPYIFKYKKLFLLGLLAILFSEAFYVLIPILIGRAVDSLKFGVTGEKLLWFASLVIGSTLLSGIASFFTRQTIIVASRKIEYDMRNDFYRHVQGLHYLYFRDKKIGDIMAYATNDIPAVRNFLGPGIMYSIETGIEFVVILAIMFSMNFKLTLITLIPLPLISYLVYRVGKIVHERYEDIQEHFGTMTTAAQENISGIRVLKSYVREDYEIEKFRKLSFEYMLKNIKLIKVQSLTYPLMIMITGISIILVVWYGGYQVIMGVMTLGQITSFLIYLGYLIWPMIAFGWIVNLTQRASASMDRLLEVFKVEPKIKDTEETDFTIKEIKGEIKFKDVWFKYPDSEDYVLKNINLEIKQGQTVGIVGYTGSGKTTLVNLIPRLFEPDKGEIFIDGVNIKRIPLKVLRESIGYVQQEVFLFSDSVKNNIKFGVDGVSDEKIFEVAKIAHIYDEIMEFPNKFDTIVGERGITLSGGQKQRVGLARALIKEPKILILDDSFSSVDAYTEEMILKNLKNFRKGRTTIIISHRITAVKDADFIVVLDDGEIVEIGMHEELLQLGGVYADLYQKQILEEELEKI, translated from the coding sequence ATGCGTTCTCTGCTTGAGCTTAAGCCATACATTTTTAAATACAAAAAGTTATTTTTGCTTGGACTTTTAGCGATACTTTTTAGTGAAGCATTTTATGTTTTAATTCCGATTTTAATTGGTCGTGCTGTAGATAGCTTGAAATTTGGGGTGACGGGTGAAAAGCTTCTTTGGTTTGCCTCACTTGTAATTGGTTCAACGCTTTTAAGTGGCATTGCTTCTTTCTTCACGAGACAGACGATAATCGTTGCATCAAGGAAAATTGAATATGACATGCGAAATGATTTTTATCGCCATGTCCAAGGTTTGCATTATCTTTATTTCAGAGATAAGAAGATAGGTGATATAATGGCTTATGCTACAAATGATATACCTGCGGTTAGGAACTTCCTCGGACCTGGAATAATGTATTCAATTGAAACAGGGATTGAATTTGTTGTTATACTTGCCATCATGTTTTCAATGAATTTTAAACTCACGCTGATAACTTTAATTCCACTTCCGTTAATTTCTTATCTTGTTTACAGGGTTGGAAAAATAGTTCACGAACGATACGAGGACATACAAGAGCATTTCGGGACTATGACAACGGCAGCACAGGAAAACATTTCGGGAATAAGGGTGCTGAAATCTTATGTTCGGGAAGATTACGAGATTGAAAAGTTTAGGAAGTTAAGTTTTGAATATATGCTGAAAAACATAAAACTAATAAAAGTTCAATCACTGACATATCCTTTGATGATAATGATAACAGGAATTTCAATCATACTTGTTGTTTGGTATGGTGGATATCAAGTTATAATGGGTGTGATGACGCTCGGGCAGATAACATCTTTTTTGATTTATCTCGGATATCTGATCTGGCCGATGATTGCTTTTGGTTGGATAGTCAATCTGACTCAAAGAGCATCTGCTTCAATGGATAGATTGCTTGAAGTTTTCAAAGTTGAGCCGAAGATCAAAGATACGGAGGAAACAGATTTTACGATCAAAGAGATAAAAGGTGAGATTAAGTTTAAAGATGTTTGGTTTAAATATCCGGACTCTGAAGATTATGTTTTAAAAAACATAAACCTTGAGATCAAGCAAGGGCAAACTGTTGGAATTGTTGGATATACAGGAAGTGGAAAGACGACGCTTGTTAATTTGATACCAAGGTTGTTTGAACCTGATAAAGGTGAAATTTTTATAGATGGTGTTAATATCAAAAGAATTCCGCTTAAGGTTTTGCGCGAAAGTATCGGGTATGTTCAGCAGGAGGTTTTCTTGTTTTCAGATTCGGTGAAAAATAACATAAAATTTGGGGTAGATGGGGTAAGCGATGAAAAAATTTTTGAAGTCGCAAAGATCGCTCACATTTATGATGAGATCATGGAATTTCCAAACAAATTTGATACTATCGTTGGTGAAAGAGGTATAACATTATCAGGTGGGCAAAAGCAAAGAGTCGGGCTTGCACGAGCCTTGATAAAGGAACCAAAAATTTTAATACTTGATGATTCATTTTCTTCTGTAGATGCATACACGGAAGAGATGATTTTAAAAAACTTGAAAAACTTTAGGAAAGGAAGGACGACGATAATTATAAGTCATAGGATAACAGCAGTTAAGGACGCTGATTTTATTGTTGTTCTTGATGATGGCGAGATCGTTGAAATTGGCATGCACGAGGAACTTCTTCAACTTGGTGGAGTTTATGCAGACCTTTATCAGAAGCAAATTTTAGAAGAAGAACTTGAAAAAATATAA
- a CDS encoding YtxH domain-containing protein has protein sequence MAQNNNEGMFKGFLIGFLAGSALGAILAMLFTPKSGKEMRSLIKEKSGEYLGEAKAKAEEIIEKAKEEAEKIKKEIDEIITTAKQKVETVKEAVKSGVETYKEETRKKS, from the coding sequence ATGGCTCAAAATAATAACGAAGGGATGTTCAAAGGATTTTTAATTGGTTTCCTCGCTGGGAGTGCGCTTGGGGCGATACTTGCTATGTTATTTACACCGAAGAGCGGTAAAGAAATGAGATCTTTGATTAAAGAAAAATCTGGAGAGTATCTTGGTGAAGCAAAAGCGAAAGCGGAGGAAATTATTGAAAAAGCGAAAGAAGAAGCTGAAAAGATTAAAAAAGAAATTGATGAAATAATTACGACTGCAAAACAAAAAGTTGAAACAGTAAAGGAAGCAGTGAAGTCAGGCGTTGAAACTTATAAAGAAGAAACTAGAAAGAAAAGTTAG
- a CDS encoding thioredoxin family protein has protein sequence MRKILSISIILLLFLNSCATKKYSIIERGNTKIIIGEFPIKLLEDKSFEWYSDGYSKYTIDDVESFNVIKSKANKFDVLIFLGTWCPDSREHVPKFMRIMDEAGVSRKRIKVIGLDRDKRLNGLTDKYNITRVPTFIFFENNKEIGRIIEHPQETLIKHIAKILSQIK, from the coding sequence ATGAGAAAAATTTTGAGCATCTCAATCATCCTTCTTCTGTTTTTAAACTCCTGTGCAACTAAAAAATACTCAATCATTGAAAGAGGAAACACTAAAATAATTATCGGCGAATTTCCAATTAAGTTGCTTGAAGACAAATCATTTGAATGGTACAGCGATGGATATTCAAAATATACAATTGACGATGTTGAAAGTTTCAATGTAATAAAATCAAAAGCCAACAAGTTTGATGTCTTGATTTTCCTCGGAACTTGGTGTCCAGACAGTAGAGAGCATGTCCCAAAATTTATGAGAATAATGGATGAAGCAGGTGTTTCAAGAAAACGTATAAAAGTCATCGGGCTTGATAGAGATAAAAGGTTAAACGGCTTAACAGACAAATATAACATCACGAGGGTCCCAACATTTATCTTTTTTGAAAACAACAAAGAAATTGGAAGAATAATTGAACATCCACAGGAAACACTTATAAAACACATTGCAAAAATTTTAAGTCAGATCAAATGA
- the fbp gene encoding class 1 fructose-bisphosphatase — translation MQRIITIERFIIEREHEVPGATGEFSKLLTDIALASKIVWREVSKAGLVDIIGSTGKINISGDVVQKLDEFANEIFINVMQKGGHLCVMASEESGLIEIPEELAKGKYVLVFDPLDGSSNIDVNVSIGSIFGIFRRVTSGGKGTEEDILQPGRNLVAAGYVVYGSSTILVYTTGNGVHGFTLDPSIGEFLLSHENIKIPKKGDIYSVNEGYYERWDENMKKLINYLKAEDKATGRPYKLRYVGTLVADFHRTLLYGGIFMYPGDSKNPEGKLRLIYEAAPLAYVVEKAGGRASNGFQNILDIKPTNLHQKTPLFIGSEEDVNLVEKFLQGKYED, via the coding sequence ATGCAAAGAATTATTACAATTGAACGATTTATAATTGAGCGGGAACATGAGGTTCCCGGCGCAACTGGAGAATTTTCAAAACTTTTGACGGATATTGCTCTAGCGTCTAAAATTGTCTGGCGCGAGGTTTCAAAAGCAGGACTTGTTGATATCATCGGTTCAACGGGCAAAATTAACATTTCGGGGGATGTTGTTCAAAAACTTGATGAATTTGCGAATGAGATATTTATCAATGTTATGCAAAAAGGGGGACATCTTTGTGTTATGGCAAGCGAAGAAAGCGGGCTAATTGAAATACCGGAAGAGCTTGCGAAGGGTAAATATGTTTTGGTTTTTGATCCGCTTGATGGAAGTTCAAATATTGATGTAAATGTTTCAATAGGTTCTATATTTGGAATTTTCCGCCGCGTGACTTCTGGCGGTAAAGGAACAGAGGAGGATATACTACAACCTGGGAGAAATCTCGTCGCAGCTGGTTATGTAGTTTATGGTTCAAGTACTATTTTGGTTTACACTACTGGAAATGGTGTCCACGGGTTTACGCTTGATCCAAGCATTGGTGAATTTTTGCTTTCGCACGAGAACATCAAAATTCCGAAAAAGGGCGATATTTACAGCGTGAACGAAGGATATTATGAAAGATGGGATGAGAATATGAAAAAATTGATCAACTATCTTAAAGCTGAAGATAAAGCAACTGGAAGACCTTACAAGTTAAGGTATGTCGGGACTCTTGTTGCTGATTTTCATCGTACTCTTTTGTATGGTGGTATCTTTATGTATCCGGGCGATTCTAAAAATCCGGAAGGAAAGTTAAGGTTAATTTATGAAGCGGCACCACTTGCCTATGTTGTTGAAAAAGCTGGTGGAAGAGCAAGCAACGGTTTTCAAAATATACTTGATATAAAGCCAACGAATTTACATCAAAAAACTCCGCTTTTCATAGGGAGCGAGGAAGATGTGAATCTCGTTGAGAAATTTTTGCAAGGCAAATATGAAGATTAA
- a CDS encoding CDGSH iron-sulfur domain-containing protein, whose amino-acid sequence MRIKVNENGPYVIEIESGNFEVELGSKKELIDKKTIALCRCGGSENKPFCDGTHRKINFSAGSANIKVNV is encoded by the coding sequence ATGCGAATAAAGGTAAATGAAAATGGACCTTATGTGATTGAGATAGAATCTGGAAATTTTGAAGTTGAATTGGGTTCAAAAAAGGAATTAATTGATAAAAAGACGATCGCTCTTTGTAGGTGTGGCGGTTCTGAAAATAAGCCGTTTTGCGATGGCACACATAGAAAAATTAACTTTTCTGCGGGCTCCGCAAACATCAAGGTAAATGTTTAA
- the udk gene encoding uridine kinase, which yields MKPLVIGIAGGTGSGKTTVAKKIASRIGESKVIILEHDSYYKDISQFEGKKIEEINFDHPDALDTKLLIEHVKKLKNHEPIDVPIYDFTTYRRLEKVKHIEPKDVIIIEGILVFVEKELRDLMDIKIFVDTDADERVLRRIKRDILERGRTLESVINQYISTVKPSHLEFVEPSKRWADVIIPRGGENEVAIEMVVSRIKTMLEDKK from the coding sequence ATGAAGCCACTCGTTATCGGAATCGCTGGAGGAACTGGCTCTGGAAAAACAACCGTTGCGAAAAAAATAGCAAGTAGAATTGGCGAAAGCAAAGTCATCATACTTGAACACGATAGCTATTATAAAGACATCTCGCAATTTGAAGGTAAAAAGATTGAGGAGATAAACTTTGATCATCCCGACGCTCTTGACACAAAACTTTTGATTGAGCATGTCAAGAAACTAAAAAACCATGAACCGATTGATGTCCCAATTTACGATTTTACAACTTACAGACGGCTTGAAAAAGTAAAGCACATAGAACCTAAAGATGTGATAATAATAGAAGGTATACTTGTTTTCGTTGAGAAGGAACTTCGGGATTTAATGGACATAAAAATTTTCGTTGACACTGATGCGGACGAGAGAGTGTTAAGAAGAATAAAAAGAGATATACTTGAAAGAGGGCGAACGCTTGAATCGGTGATAAACCAATATATTTCAACCGTAAAGCCATCGCATCTTGAATTCGTTGAACCAAGCAAAAGATGGGCGGATGTCATAATCCCAAGGGGCGGTGAAAATGAAGTCGCAATTGAAATGGTGGTGTCAAGAATAAAAACAATGTTGGAGGACAAAAAATGA
- a CDS encoding ABC transporter ATP-binding protein/permease — protein sequence MHDFRDDEILGKAYDSKLMKRLLKYVKPYWKQVIFAVFLVLILAVLNPLRPYITKFAIDDYILKSNYEGLTKLALLLLGILFLQGILQYLLSYTTEWIGQKTIFDLRMEIFAHLQRLALRFFDKNPTGRLVTRVTNDVESLNEMYSSGIVLVFGDIFTIIGILYFMFSLSFELSVVTLSVLPLLFYATFLFRKKAREAYREVRTLIARINAFLQEHFSGVSVVQVFNREQEEFKKFDNINAKYRDANIRSIFYYSVFFPAVELISAIGVGLIIWYGGGKVLEGTVTVGVLISFLQYTEMFFRPVRDLSEKYNIFQTAMASAERIFKLLDTKVFIKPPDDPIKLEKVHGDIEFKNVWFAYRDDGEMVSDDEWILKNVSFKINAGEKVAIVGSTGAGKSTIINLICKFYEPQRGQILIDGVDIKNVDERELRRHIAVVLQDVQLFSGNILTNITLGNEKIPIEKVVESAKLIGADKFIERLPNGYFEPVQERGANLSVGERQLISFVRALVYEPKILILDEATSSVDVETEKIIQNAIEKLLENKTAIIIAHRLSTIQNSDKIIVLHKGEVREVGTHDELLALKGIYYRLYQLQYKDRKTKFVNVSGITK from the coding sequence ATGCACGATTTCAGAGATGATGAAATACTTGGCAAGGCATATGATTCAAAATTGATGAAACGACTTCTAAAGTATGTTAAACCTTATTGGAAACAAGTTATATTTGCTGTTTTTCTCGTCTTGATACTTGCAGTGTTGAATCCATTGCGACCATATATAACCAAATTCGCAATAGATGATTATATCCTTAAATCAAATTATGAAGGGCTTACCAAGTTAGCTTTGCTTCTGCTTGGAATTTTGTTTCTGCAGGGGATTTTACAATATCTGTTAAGCTACACAACCGAATGGATAGGTCAGAAAACGATTTTTGATTTAAGAATGGAAATTTTCGCTCACCTGCAAAGACTTGCGCTGAGATTTTTTGATAAAAATCCCACTGGACGACTTGTAACGAGAGTCACGAACGATGTTGAATCTTTGAACGAAATGTATTCATCTGGTATCGTTCTCGTGTTTGGGGATATATTTACGATCATTGGAATTTTATATTTCATGTTTAGCTTAAGTTTTGAGCTTTCAGTTGTAACTTTAAGCGTCTTGCCATTGCTTTTTTACGCTACCTTCTTGTTCAGAAAGAAGGCCAGAGAAGCATATAGAGAGGTAAGGACATTAATTGCTCGGATAAATGCGTTTCTACAGGAGCATTTTTCTGGTGTTAGCGTCGTTCAAGTTTTCAACAGGGAACAGGAAGAGTTTAAGAAATTTGACAACATAAATGCGAAATACAGGGATGCAAATATAAGATCAATTTTTTATTATTCTGTTTTCTTCCCGGCTGTTGAATTAATAAGCGCAATTGGCGTTGGTCTTATAATTTGGTATGGAGGGGGTAAGGTTTTGGAAGGAACCGTCACAGTTGGTGTGTTGATTTCTTTTCTACAATATACAGAAATGTTTTTCAGACCTGTAAGGGATTTATCCGAAAAGTATAACATCTTCCAAACTGCGATGGCTTCAGCTGAGAGAATTTTTAAACTTCTTGATACCAAGGTTTTTATAAAGCCACCCGATGATCCAATAAAACTTGAGAAAGTTCACGGCGATATTGAGTTTAAAAATGTATGGTTTGCATATAGAGATGACGGCGAGATGGTTTCGGATGATGAGTGGATTTTAAAAAATGTTTCTTTTAAAATTAATGCTGGTGAAAAGGTCGCGATAGTTGGATCCACCGGTGCTGGTAAGAGCACGATTATAAATTTAATATGCAAATTTTACGAACCTCAAAGAGGACAAATTTTGATTGATGGGGTAGATATAAAAAATGTTGATGAAAGAGAATTAAGAAGACATATAGCGGTGGTTTTGCAAGATGTGCAGTTATTTTCCGGAAACATTTTGACAAATATAACACTTGGAAACGAAAAAATACCTATTGAAAAAGTTGTTGAATCAGCTAAATTAATCGGGGCTGACAAGTTTATTGAAAGGTTACCGAATGGTTATTTTGAGCCAGTTCAAGAAAGAGGAGCAAATCTATCTGTTGGCGAGAGACAGCTTATTTCATTTGTGAGGGCTTTGGTTTATGAGCCGAAAATTTTAATACTTGATGAGGCAACCTCAAGCGTAGATGTTGAAACAGAAAAGATAATTCAAAATGCAATTGAAAAATTACTTGAGAACAAAACCGCAATAATCATTGCTCATAGATTATCAACAATTCAAAATTCGGATAAAATAATTGTTCTTCACAAGGGTGAGGTTCGCGAGGTCGGAACTCACGATGAGCTGCTTGCCTTGAAGGGAATTTATTATCGTCTTTATCAATTGCAGTATAAAGATAGAAAAACGAAGTTCGTTAATGTATCGGGGATAACCAAGTAA
- a CDS encoding DedA family protein: MRKVSKFLFELKKWVENFADKPYAGLALFLIAFTESSFFPIPPDVLLIAIALLKPHLSFRYALICSIGSVLGGMFGYLIGFQFYEIIGKKIIEFYHLQDEYNAVKIMYDKNAFVAIAIAGFTPIPYKVFTIAAGAFQVNFQTLVVASALSRPARFFLVGGLIYFFGPKVKTFIDKYFDWLTILFIILLILGFVLIKYIS, translated from the coding sequence ATGCGAAAAGTATCAAAATTTTTATTTGAACTGAAAAAATGGGTTGAAAACTTTGCAGACAAACCCTATGCTGGGCTTGCCCTCTTTTTGATTGCTTTCACAGAATCATCCTTTTTCCCAATACCACCTGATGTCTTATTAATCGCAATCGCTCTCCTAAAACCACACCTTTCCTTTAGATATGCGCTTATTTGCTCAATTGGGTCGGTGCTTGGCGGAATGTTCGGGTATTTAATCGGTTTTCAATTTTATGAAATTATTGGCAAAAAAATAATTGAATTTTACCATCTTCAAGACGAGTATAACGCTGTGAAAATTATGTATGACAAAAACGCGTTCGTTGCAATTGCGATTGCTGGTTTTACTCCAATTCCGTATAAAGTTTTCACTATCGCTGCTGGTGCTTTTCAAGTTAATTTTCAAACCTTGGTTGTTGCGTCTGCTTTGAGCAGACCTGCAAGATTTTTCTTGGTTGGAGGATTAATTTACTTTTTCGGTCCAAAGGTTAAAACATTCATTGATAAATACTTTGATTGGCTTACAATTCTTTTCATAATTTTGTTGATACTTGGTTTCGTCTTAATTAAGTATATCAGTTGA